The following proteins are co-located in the Bacteroidales bacterium genome:
- a CDS encoding TPM domain-containing protein — protein MNASSFFTKEQQALILASVKEAEKETSGEIRVHIETSLTGDVLDRAAWVFKKLGMHKTDERNGVLFYLAVSDRKFAIIGDAGINSKVPAGFWNEISELLVKNFKEEKFTEGLSEGILMAGKQLQTHFPFKKDDVNELPDEISFDKLKGE, from the coding sequence ATGAATGCTTCATCGTTCTTTACAAAAGAGCAGCAGGCTCTGATTCTTGCTTCTGTTAAGGAGGCTGAAAAAGAGACTTCCGGAGAGATCAGGGTTCACATTGAAACATCACTCACAGGAGATGTCCTCGACAGAGCTGCCTGGGTATTCAAAAAACTCGGGATGCATAAAACAGATGAAAGAAACGGGGTACTGTTTTATCTTGCTGTCAGCGACAGGAAATTCGCTATTATAGGCGATGCAGGTATTAACTCAAAGGTTCCCGCCGGTTTCTGGAATGAGATCAGTGAACTGCTAGTAAAGAATTTTAAGGAAGAAAAATTTACTGAAGGTTTGTCGGAAGGCATATTAATGGCCGGGAAACAGCTTCAAACTCATTTCCCGTTTAAAAAGGATGATGTTAATGAACTTCCGGATGAGATCTCATTTGATAAACTAAAAGGAGAGTAA
- a CDS encoding LemA family protein, whose amino-acid sequence MKKGCLISIIIGAVLALIVLSVVIWGTRVYNTMVTMNEGVTSQWGNVETSYQRRSDLIPNFVNTVKGAANFEQTTLTQVIEARAKATSVTIDPTKMTPESMAQFQQAQGQVSSALGRLMVVMEQYPELKATQNFRDLQVELEGTENRISVERRKFNEVAQGFNTYIKRFPQNFIAGMFGFAAKPYFEASEGAEKAPVVTF is encoded by the coding sequence ATGAAAAAAGGTTGTTTGATATCAATTATTATAGGTGCAGTTCTGGCACTGATAGTTTTATCCGTCGTTATCTGGGGAACCAGAGTGTATAACACAATGGTTACCATGAATGAGGGTGTAACAAGTCAGTGGGGAAATGTTGAAACATCGTATCAGCGCAGATCTGATCTTATTCCGAACTTTGTGAATACTGTTAAAGGCGCAGCTAACTTTGAACAGACTACTCTTACACAGGTTATTGAGGCAAGAGCAAAGGCTACTTCAGTAACTATTGATCCTACAAAAATGACTCCTGAAAGCATGGCACAGTTCCAGCAGGCTCAGGGCCAGGTTTCATCTGCTTTGGGCAGACTGATGGTTGTTATGGAGCAATATCCGGAATTAAAAGCAACTCAGAATTTCAGGGATCTCCAGGTTGAACTTGAAGGTACTGAGAACAGGATTTCTGTTGAAAGAAGGAAATTCAATGAAGTAGCACAGGGATTCAATACTTATATCAAAAGGTTTCCTCAAAACTTCATAGCCGGGATGTTCGGATTTGCTGCAAAACCTTATTTTGAAGCTTCCGAAGGAGCTGAAAAAGCACCTGTTGTTACTTTCTAA
- a CDS encoding D-alanine--D-alanine ligase, translating to MKTIAIVAGGDSSEFEVSVKSAGEVEKILSGRYIVYLIMMRGTNWYWEDQKGRYHNIDKNDFSLVTDEHRIRFDGVFIAIHGTPGENGYIQGYFDMMSIPYTSCGAFCSALTFNKQACKLFLKEYNIPMANAILFRKGDSLDPVNIIKRTGLPCFVKPNDSGSSFGVTKVKQKEDLMSAIETAFRESNEVMIEAFMKGREVACGVVKTRNKTIVLPVTEIISKNEFFDYEAKYTPGMSDEVTPANMPSNITNEIQRLSLLICDLLGCKGIVRVDFIVINDKPFFLEINTIPGMTKESLIPKQADAAEISHEELYSMVVENMFE from the coding sequence ATGAAGACTATTGCGATTGTTGCCGGAGGTGATTCCTCTGAATTTGAAGTATCTGTTAAAAGTGCAGGTGAAGTAGAAAAAATTCTATCAGGGAGATATATTGTATACCTGATAATGATGAGAGGCACAAACTGGTACTGGGAAGATCAGAAAGGCAGGTATCATAATATCGACAAGAATGACTTTTCGCTGGTCACAGATGAGCACAGGATCAGGTTCGACGGCGTTTTCATTGCTATACACGGTACTCCGGGGGAGAATGGATACATTCAGGGATATTTCGACATGATGAGTATTCCATATACCAGCTGCGGCGCATTCTGTTCTGCCCTTACCTTTAACAAGCAGGCCTGTAAACTATTCCTGAAAGAATATAATATCCCGATGGCTAATGCAATCCTTTTCCGAAAGGGTGACAGCCTTGATCCGGTAAACATTATAAAAAGAACCGGACTCCCCTGTTTTGTGAAACCTAACGACAGCGGATCAAGTTTTGGAGTTACCAAGGTGAAGCAAAAGGAAGATCTTATGTCAGCTATAGAGACAGCTTTCAGGGAGAGCAATGAGGTTATGATTGAGGCCTTTATGAAGGGCAGGGAAGTTGCATGCGGGGTAGTGAAAACAAGAAACAAGACGATTGTCCTTCCTGTAACAGAGATAATAAGCAAGAACGAATTCTTCGATTACGAGGCAAAATATACTCCCGGGATGTCGGATGAAGTTACACCTGCAAACATGCCTTCAAATATCACCAATGAGATTCAGCGACTCAGCCTGTTAATCTGCGATCTGCTTGGATGCAAGGGAATTGTAAGAGTCGATTTTATTGTAATTAATGATAAACCTTTCTTCCTCGAAATCAATACAATCCCCGGAATGACGAAAGAGAGCCTTATTCCCAAGCAGGCAGATGCAGCAGAGATCAGCCACGAAGAACTCTATTCGATGGTTGTGGAGAATATGTTTGAGTAA
- a CDS encoding Gfo/Idh/MocA family oxidoreductase, with protein MKNLSFLILCASIITSCGSGGSKQTDKSSETMEKTYQVNLLTVDPGHFHAALVQKIMYDQVSPDVHVYAPEGPDYQQHLNRINSYNTRTADPTKWNEIVYTGTDFFEKMLSEKAGNVVVLSGNNRKKAEYITKSINAGLNVLADKPMIISPDDFQALETAFATAKEKGVLLYDIMTERFEVTTILQKLLSQKPEVFGTLKPGTKEDPAVTKVSVHHFSKIVSGTPLLRPAWFFDVEQQGEGIVDVTTHLVDLVQWECFPDQILSPADIKMEAAKRWPTLISPEEFKGVTNLETYPDYLQKDVKDGKLNVYANGEMTYQIKGVYAKVSVEWKYQAPPGGGDTHYSVMHGTNCDLVIKQGAEEKFLPTLYIENIKGAKIADFTTKLKEVVGSLPYDSLQVEAVGKSALKISVPKKYRVTHEEHFGQVTAKFLEYMNAGKLPEWEVPNMITKYYTTTSGLKMAKGR; from the coding sequence ATGAAAAATCTCTCTTTCTTAATTCTTTGTGCGTCGATTATCACTTCCTGTGGATCAGGAGGCTCAAAGCAAACTGACAAATCCTCTGAGACAATGGAAAAAACATACCAGGTAAATCTGCTTACTGTCGACCCGGGCCATTTTCATGCCGCCCTGGTACAGAAAATTATGTACGATCAGGTGTCGCCCGACGTTCATGTTTATGCTCCGGAAGGGCCGGATTATCAGCAGCATCTTAACAGAATAAACTCCTATAACACCCGTACGGCAGATCCTACAAAATGGAACGAGATAGTTTATACCGGTACAGATTTCTTTGAAAAAATGCTCTCTGAAAAGGCAGGTAATGTTGTTGTCCTTTCAGGAAATAACAGGAAGAAAGCTGAGTATATAACAAAGTCGATTAATGCCGGACTTAACGTACTGGCTGATAAGCCAATGATAATCTCACCTGATGATTTTCAGGCTCTTGAAACAGCGTTCGCTACAGCAAAGGAGAAAGGTGTTTTGTTATATGATATTATGACAGAGCGCTTTGAAGTAACAACAATACTTCAGAAATTGCTTTCTCAGAAGCCTGAGGTATTCGGAACACTTAAACCCGGAACAAAGGAAGATCCTGCAGTTACTAAGGTCAGTGTGCATCATTTCTCAAAGATAGTGTCTGGCACACCCCTTCTTCGTCCGGCATGGTTCTTCGATGTTGAACAGCAGGGTGAGGGTATTGTTGATGTTACAACACATCTTGTCGACCTCGTACAGTGGGAATGTTTCCCTGATCAGATCCTCAGTCCGGCTGATATCAAAATGGAAGCTGCAAAAAGATGGCCAACACTAATCTCACCTGAAGAGTTTAAGGGTGTTACAAATCTTGAAACATATCCTGATTATCTTCAGAAAGATGTGAAAGACGGAAAACTTAACGTCTATGCAAATGGAGAGATGACCTACCAGATTAAAGGTGTATATGCAAAAGTCTCTGTTGAATGGAAATATCAGGCTCCTCCGGGAGGTGGTGATACACACTATTCAGTTATGCACGGAACAAATTGCGACCTGGTAATTAAACAGGGAGCTGAGGAAAAATTTCTGCCTACACTTTATATAGAGAATATTAAGGGAGCAAAAATAGCTGACTTTACAACTAAGCTAAAAGAAGTTGTGGGTTCATTACCATATGATAGTCTGCAGGTTGAGGCAGTTGGCAAAAGTGCACTCAAAATCTCTGTTCCAAAGAAATACAGAGTTACCCATGAAGAGCACTTCGGACAGGTAACTGCCAAATTCCTTGAGTATATGAATGCCGGAAAACTGCCTGAGTGGGAAGTACCGAATATGATTACCAAGTACTATACAACTACCAGCGGGTTGAAAATGGCGAAAGGAAGGTAG
- a CDS encoding PmoA family protein, which yields MKRLIFLVILLISVTFFAGAQKKEVLHFTVESGAFQRINTPVSAGLTGTILIDTLSYQLVEKVNGKLIEKPFQIEPGYNTLLWFVLDGTTAPGKSREYFLYQNTNNSFENKITADVTATGIILRNSNSEILNYQTAVHYPPAKVDTAYRRSGFIHPVVSPSGNVLTRIDAPDHYHHFGIWNPWTKVKIRDHVTDFWNLGSKQGTVRFEGINSTVNGPVYGGFSVRQEHIDFRGKKPEELTMNEIWDIRAWNAEPVAGIKAWLVDFTTFLTVAGDSTIVFEAYRYAGGIGFRATAEWNKDNSTVLTSEGKTRVTADGSHARWADLNGAFKENGQSGITFFSHPENRAHPEPMRVWPESQNGRGDVYFEFCPTRFTDWALDPGKIYRLKYRMLIYDGKIDKSAGDRIWNDFAYPPQVKVISK from the coding sequence ATGAAGAGATTAATTTTTCTGGTAATCCTTTTAATTAGTGTCACATTTTTTGCCGGAGCTCAGAAAAAAGAAGTCCTGCATTTCACGGTGGAATCCGGAGCATTCCAAAGGATAAACACCCCTGTAAGTGCCGGGTTAACAGGAACCATACTCATTGATACTTTATCATATCAGCTGGTAGAAAAAGTAAATGGTAAACTTATTGAGAAGCCATTTCAGATTGAACCAGGTTACAATACATTGCTGTGGTTTGTACTTGATGGTACTACTGCTCCCGGAAAATCAAGGGAGTACTTCCTGTACCAAAACACCAATAACAGTTTTGAAAATAAAATTACAGCCGATGTAACTGCAACCGGGATAATACTGAGAAATAGTAATTCAGAAATTCTTAATTATCAGACTGCCGTTCATTACCCACCGGCAAAAGTTGATACTGCCTACAGGAGAAGCGGATTTATACATCCTGTAGTGTCACCTTCCGGTAATGTTCTTACAAGAATAGATGCCCCGGATCATTATCACCATTTCGGGATCTGGAATCCCTGGACCAAGGTTAAGATCCGTGATCATGTTACTGACTTCTGGAATCTTGGATCCAAACAGGGAACTGTAAGATTTGAAGGTATTAATTCAACTGTAAATGGTCCTGTTTACGGTGGTTTTTCTGTCCGCCAGGAACATATCGATTTCCGAGGAAAAAAACCTGAAGAGCTGACTATGAATGAAATATGGGATATCAGGGCATGGAATGCCGAACCTGTTGCCGGGATAAAAGCCTGGCTGGTCGATTTCACCACATTCCTTACGGTTGCTGGTGATTCCACAATAGTCTTCGAGGCATACAGATATGCAGGCGGAATAGGTTTCAGGGCAACGGCAGAATGGAATAAGGATAACAGTACAGTTCTTACCTCAGAAGGAAAAACACGCGTCACTGCCGACGGTTCTCATGCCCGATGGGCCGATCTGAATGGCGCGTTCAAAGAGAATGGTCAGTCGGGGATTACCTTTTTTTCACATCCTGAGAACAGAGCTCATCCTGAACCAATGAGAGTTTGGCCCGAATCACAGAATGGAAGGGGAGATGTTTACTTCGAGTTTTGCCCGACCAGGTTTACCGACTGGGCACTTGACCCGGGTAAGATTTACAGACTCAAATACAGAATGCTGATTTATGATGGCAAAATTGACAAGTCAGCTGGTGACAGAATATGGAATGATTTCGCTTATCCGCCACAGGTAAAAGTTATTAGTAAATGA